From Rutidosis leptorrhynchoides isolate AG116_Rl617_1_P2 chromosome 3, CSIRO_AGI_Rlap_v1, whole genome shotgun sequence, a single genomic window includes:
- the LOC139903015 gene encoding receptor-like protein kinase FERONIA encodes MRNPNRYHLLDFIYCVLLLTSVIHVVLSADYVPADKILLNCGANGELTDDDGRQWTSDVGSKFAPGTNSIVSDAATQKPSVPTVPYMTGRVFRSEFTYSFPVASGRKFVRLYFYPASYASLNASKGVFSVVFGPYTLLKNFSAYETANNLNFDFITKEYSVNVDSGALNITFTPASGTPDSCAFINGIEIISHPDIYSSNGNTLIVGTGTAFDISNSTVLENVYRLNVGGQSISPSKDTGLFRQWGLDNPYIFSAAVGVPVATDPNITISYPTGMPDYVAPVDVYKTARSMGPTPNINLGYNLSWYFDCDTGFNYLVRLHFCEVGPEISKVNQRVFEIFINNQTAETEADVIQWASKKDVPFYKDYVVFFATGGPRQDLWLKLHPNTALKPQYYDAILNGLEIFKINTSDGNLAGSLPTPAPVQPIIDPNRVMLSNKTGKSSKTGVIGGGIGGGVAAVLLIGLLICFVTRKSKKRKDPNSSDGPSGWLPLSLYGNSHSSGSTAKTNTTGSYASSLPSNLCRHFSFSEIKAATKNFDESLLLGVGGFGKVYKGEVDGGATKVAIKRGNPLSDQGINEFQTEIEMLSKLRHRHLVSLIGYCEDNNEMILVYDYMAHGTLREHLYKTQNQPLTWKQRLEICIGAARGLHYLHTGAKHTIIHRDVKTTNILLDEKWVAKVSDFGLSKTGPALDHTHVSTVVKGSFGYLDPEYFRRQQLTDKSDVYSFGVVLFEILCSRPALNPTLPKEQVSLAEWAQHCHKKGILDQIIDPNLKGKISPECFKKVAETAVKCVADQGIDRPSMGDVLWNLEFALQLQESAEDSGSKGTMDLEDGVYDEVPLKGKGLNGEYDENVTDSRSTGMSMSIGGRSLASEDSDGLTPSAVFSQIMNPKGR; translated from the coding sequence ATGAGAAACCCTAACAGGTATCACCTGTTAGACTTCATCTACTGTGTTCTGCTACTTACCTCTGTAATTCATGTGGTTTTATCTGCGGATTATGTTCCGGCCGATAAGATTTTATTAAACTGCGGTGCAAATGGTGAATTAACTGACGACGATGGTCGACAATGGACTTCTGACGTTGGGTCAAAATTCGCACCAGGAACTAATTCCATAGTTTCAGATGCTGCAACACAAAAACCATCAGTTCCAACAGTCCCTTACATGACTGGCCGTGTTTTTCGATCCGAATTCACTTACAGTTTTCCTGTAGCATCGGGTAGAAAATTCGTCCGTCTTTACTTTTATCCCGCATCGTATGCAAGCCTTAATGCATCCAAAGGTGTATTCTCTGTTGTTTTTGGCCCATATACACTATTGAAAAACTTTAGTGCATATGAAACAGCCAACAATCTCAACTTTGATTTCATAACCAAGGAGTATTCGGTCAATGTTGACTCGGGAGCTTTGAATATAACGTTTACTCCTGCTTCGGGAACACCCGATTCATGCGCGTTTATCAACGGTATCGAAATCATTTCTCATCCGGATATTTATTCGTCTAACGGGAACACATTAATTGTTGGTACGGGTACAGCTTTTGATATCAGCAACAGCACGGTTCTCGAAAACGTTTATCGGTTAAACGTTGGCGGACAGTCGATTTCGCCGTCTAAAGATACCGGGCTTTTTAGACAATGGGGTCTTGATAATCCTTACATATTTAGTGCAGCCGTCGGTGTACCCGTTGCAACCGACCCAAACATAACCATAAGTTACCCAACGGGTATGCCCGATTATGTTGCACCCGTTGATGTTTACAAAACTGCACGGTCAATGGGTCCCACACCAAACATAAACCTGGGTTACAATCTAAGTTGGTACTTTGACTGCGACACGGGCTTTAACTACCTCGTTAGACTTCATTTTTGCGAAGTTGGTCCTGAAATTTCCAAAGTCAACCAACGAGTGTTTGAAATTTTCATCAACAATCAAACGGCTGAGACCGAAGCAGATGTGATTCAATGGGCATCTAAAAAAGATGTTCCGTTTTATAAAGATTATGTTGTGTTTTTTGCAACGGGGGGGCCACGACAAGATCTATGGCTCAAATTGCATCCCAACACTGCGTTAAAGCCACAGTACTACGATGCAATCTTGAACGGTTTGGAGATTTTCAAAATAAACACGAGTGACGGTAATCTAGCGGGATCGCTACCAACTCCCGCTCCGGTACAACCAATTATCGACCCGAATAGGGTAATGTTATCGAACAAAACGGGTAAATCGAGTAAAACGGGTGTGATCGGTGGCGGCATTGGTGGCGGTGTTGCGGCGGTTCTACTTATTGGGTTACTTATTTGCTTTGTGACCCGTAAAAGCAAGAAACGAAAGGATCCGAATTCAAGTGATGGCCCGTCCGGTTGGTTACCACTTTCCTTATACGGGAACTCGCACTCATCCGGGTCCACAGCTAAAACAAATACAACGGGAAGCTACGCGTCATCTTTACCTTCAAACCTCTGTCGCCATTTCTCGTTTTCAGAGATAAAAGCAGCTACTAAAAACTTTGATGAGTCGTTACTTTTAGGTGTCGGTGGGTTCGGGAAAGTTTATAAAGGTGAAGTAGATGGTGGGGCCACTAAAGTTGCGATTAAGCGTGGGAACCCGTTATCTGATCAAGGTATTAACGAGTTCCAAACGGAAATCGAAATGCTTTCAAAGCTTCGTCACCGTCATCTTGTGTCTTTAATCGGTTATTGTGAAGACAACAATGAGATGATTTTGGTGTACGATTACATGGCTCATGGAACACTTCGTGAACATCTTTATAAAACACAAAACCAACCGTTAACTTGGAAACAAAGGCTTGAGATTTGCATAGGTGcggctcgtggtctacattaccttCACACGGGTGCCAAACACACGATCATCCATCGTGATGTCAAAACAACCAATATTTTACTAGACGAGAAATGGGTCGCGAAAGTTTCCGATTTCGGGTTGTCCAAAACGGGCCCCGCTTTGGATCACACCCACGTTAGCACCGTGGTCAAGGGTAGTTTTGGGTATTTGGACCCTGAGTATTTCAGAAGACAACAGTTAACGGATAAATCAGACGTGTACTCGTTCGGGGTGGTACTTTTTGAGATCTTATGTTCCCGACCTGCTTTAAACCCGACACTTCCAAAGGAACAAGTGAGTTTAGCCGAATGGGCTCAACATTGTCACAAAAAGGGTATTCTTGACCAAATCATTGACCCGAATCTAAAAGGGAAAATCTCCCCAGAATGTTTTAAAAAAGTGGCGGAAACAGCTGTAAAGTGTGTGGCCGACCAAGGTATTGACCGGCCGTCAATGGGCGACGTTTTATGGAACCTCGAGTTTGCTCTTCAACTACAAGAGAGTGCTGAAGATAGTGGGAGCAAAGGCACCATGGATTTGGAAGATGGTGTTTATGATGAGGTGCCGCTAAAAGGAAAAGGTTTAAATGGTGAGTACGATGAAAACGTGACGGATTCGAGAAGTACGGGGATGAGTATGAGTATAGGTGGAAGGAGTTTGGCTAGTGAGGACTCTGATGGGTTAACACCGAGTGCAGTTTTTTCACAAATTATGAATCCGAAAGGCCGTTAG
- the LOC139902718 gene encoding uncharacterized protein produces the protein MGLKAARQIWLLSNFDSQEDIAYPNDPRVHPIKVDDELKQLFRAIELPRDMLDIEQDLQKNGMKPATNTARRRVMAQNGNVSSKLKLKKKTEISKRTKLTNAHLPELFKNLTG, from the coding sequence ATGGGTCTAAAAGCTGCGAGACAGATCTGGCTACTGTCAAATTTCGACTCGCAGGAAGACATAGCCTACCCAAATGATCCTAGAGTCCACCCAATCAAGGTTGATGATGAATTGAAACAATTATTTAGGGCAATTGAATTGCCACGAGACATGTTGGATATTGAGCAGGACCTACAAAAGAACGGTATGAAGCCAGCTACAAACACTGCTAGAAGGAGAGTAATGGCTCAGAACGGTAATGTATCGAGTAAgctgaaattgaagaagaagaCCGAGATTAGTAAAAGGACTAAGCTCACCAATGCTCATCTTCCTGAACTCTTCAAAAATTTAACTGGATAG